One stretch of Prunus persica cultivar Lovell chromosome G1, Prunus_persica_NCBIv2, whole genome shotgun sequence DNA includes these proteins:
- the LOC18790172 gene encoding lisH domain-containing protein C1711.05 yields MPKSLTSTQDTINPTLLAFRPRQVQLANLEDMKHSKPNISSDSTQTLSPGQKGPLLHAVARFLESNGFSKTLKKFRSEAQIEKSGPKESSLDLEEMYCKLMCNNGVTNVNSQKKKEDIKEPEKLLEETEKNCMEKKKKKSKVASDSLASDSETEKKPKDKKKKKNKSSSDSVDANGIGKSTADEIPVDEKSVKPNGKKKKKDGLVSESLDGEDVKVLGIGDTNGTSSTKDDLKISDVDATGKESKGSKKRKRLASEGNDSQPADNREDEESKRRKVESLKASKGSEQPANSDASLGKAENAGKDSGGESGQVGPDVFQKASVTQLDGQANGNLEKSAEKSSIKKSMKKQHNGSDEPTAFKAFQRVKAEEVEFIDEKLRDNSYWAKDGAEIGYGAKAQEVLGQVRGRDFRHEKTKKKRGSYRGGQIDQQSHSVKFNYDDEE; encoded by the exons ATGCCCAAGTCCCTAACAAGCACGCAGGACACTATCAACCCTACCCTTCTCGCCTTCAGGCCTCGCCAAGTTCAGCTCGCAAACCTAGAAGATATGAAGCACAGTAAGCCTAATATCTCCAGCGACAGCACCCAAACTCTAAGTCCCGGCCAGAAGGGTCCACTCCTCCATGCCGTGGCTCGATTCCTGGAGAGCAATGGGTTCTCCAAAACCCTGAAAAAGTTCCGGTCCGAAGCTCAAATCGAG AAAAGTGGACCGAAGGAATCTTCACTGGATTTGGAAGAAATGTACTGCAAGTTGATGTG TAATAATGGAGTCACAAATGTCAACagccagaagaagaaag AAGACATAAAGGAGCCTGAAAAATTGTTGGAGGAGACTGAAAAGAATTGcatggagaaaaagaaaaagaaatctaaGGTAGCTTCTGATTCACTTGCTTCTGATTCTGAGACGGAGAAGAAACCAAAggataagaagaaaaagaagaacaagtcAAGTTCTGATTCTGTTGATGCAAATGGAATTGGTAAATCAACTGCTGATGAAATTCCAGTGGATGAGAAGAGTGTCAAACCTAATggtaagaagaaaaagaaagatggtTTGGTTTCTGAAAGTCTAGATGGTGAGGATGTGAAGGTGCTTGGTATAGGAGATACAAATGGAACTAGTTCTACAAAAGATGATTTGAAGATATCAGATGTGGATGCTACCGGTAAGGAGAGTAAAGGgtccaagaaaagaaaaagattagcGTCTGAAGGAAATGATTCGCAGCCTGCTGACAacagagaagatgaagaatcCAAGCGCAGAAAGGTAGAGAGTTTAAAAGCATCCAAGGGAAGTGAGCAACCAGCAAATAGTGATGCGTCCCTAGGAAAAGCTGAAAATGCTGGTAAAGATAGTGGAGGGGAAAGTGGTCAAGTTGGTCCAGATGTGTTTCAAAAAGCTTCTGTTACGCAGCTTGATGGCCAGGCAAATGGGAACCTAGAGAAAAGTGCTGAGAAGTCTTCGATAAAGAAAAGCATGAAGAAGCAGCACAATGGTTCTGATGAG CCAACGGCTTTTAAGGCATTTCAAAGGGTAAAAGCTGAGGAGGTGGAATTCATAGACGAGAAGCTTCGGGATAATTCTTACTGGGCAAAG GATGGTGCAGAGATTGGCTACGGTGCAAAAGCACAGGAAGTTCTTGGGCAAGTTAGAGGAAG GGATTTTCGTCATGAAAAGACTAAGAAGAAGCGTGGGTCATACAGAGGAGGGCAGATTGATCAGCAGTCACACTCAGTCAAGTTCAattatgatgatgaagaataa
- the LOC18788702 gene encoding 60S ribosomal protein L7-2, whose translation MGEEVKAGPVVPESVLKKRKREEQWALAKKQGLESAKKKNSENRKLIYNRAKQYAKEYDEQQKELISLKREAKLKGGFYVNPEAKLLFIVRIRGINAIDPKTKKILQLLRLRQIFNGVFLKVNKATLNMLHRVEPYVTYGYPNLKSVKELIYKRGYGKLNKQRTALTDNSIVEQALGKFGIICVEDLIHEILTVGPHFKEANNFLWPFKLKAPLGGLKKKRNHYVEGGDAGNREDYINELIRRMN comes from the exons ATGGGCGAAGAAGTGAAGGCAGGACCAGTGGTTCCAGAATCAGtgttgaagaagagaaagagagaggagcaaTGGGCTCTTGCCAAAAAGCAAGGCCTTGAATCtgcaaagaagaagaactCGGAAAACCGCAAGTTGATTTACAACCGGGCCAAGCAGTATGCCAAGGAGTATGATGAACAG CAAAAGGAGTTGATTAGTTTGAAGCGTGAGGCGAAGCTGAAGGGTGGGTTTTATGTCAACCCAGAGGCCAAGCTGTTGTTCATTGTCAGGATTCGTGG AATCAATGCCATTGACCCAAAAACTAAGAAGATTTTGCAACTTCTGCGTTTGAGACAG ATATTCAATGGTGTCTTCTTGAAAGTAAACAAGGCCACATTGAACATGCTGCATAGGGTTGAACCCTATGTGACTTACGG GTATCCTAATTTGAAGAGTGTCAAAGAACTAATCTACAAGAGGGGTTATGGGAAACTTAACAAACAGAGAACCGCTTTGACtgacaattcaattgttgaaCAG GCTTTGGGTAAGTTTGGAATTATCTGCGTGGAGGACCTCATCCATGAGATATTGACTGTTGGACCTCACTTCAAGGAGGCAAATAACTTTCTCTGGCCATTTAAGCTCAAGGCACCCCTGGGTGGtctaaagaagaagagaaaccaCTATGTCGAAGGTGGTGATGCTGGAAACCGTGAAGATTACATCAACGAGCTCATCAGGAGGATGAATTAG